A single window of Apium graveolens cultivar Ventura unplaced genomic scaffold, ASM990537v1 ctg9103, whole genome shotgun sequence DNA harbors:
- the LOC141705603 gene encoding auxin efflux carrier component 5-like, whose translation MHSCNMLWLHFEMPSIMEECILIVSKAAVGTYMFCLGLFMAINKKIDENWSIGVPITGILWRFIMGPICWGLACLYLGLDGEVLKATIIQATLPPAYLSFYYAQDIE comes from the exons ATGCACTCCTGCAACATGCTTTG GTTGCATTTTGAGATGCCAAGCATTATGGAGGAATGTATTTTGATTGTGTCGAAAGCAGCTGTGGGCACTTACATGTTCTGCTTGG GTTTATTCATGGCAATTAATAAAAAGATAGATGAAAATTGGTCGATTGGAGTCCCTATTACCGGCATCCTTTGGAGGTTTATCATGGGACCAATTTGTTGGGGCCTTGCCTGTCTTTATTTAGGATTAGATGGTGAAGTGTTAAAGGCAACAATAATCCAG GCGACACTTCCTCCAGCATATTTATCTTTCTATTATGCTCAAGATATAGAATAG